A part of Maniola hyperantus chromosome 14, iAphHyp1.2, whole genome shotgun sequence genomic DNA contains:
- the LOC117988104 gene encoding uncharacterized protein isoform X2, which translates to MRIYPFCQGVYGYEITKARLKNFTTWVQKNGQIKNLSDIKTIDGFTKKNSEKLFDSIINGPPKNDQNLSKKIKGQVLHPHLTETLRQSCKSVLAVYITVNSVCWTLIDKANYEVLEWRYHSIDYPDSKKMQITNILDVAWDITNQLPTADIYVMKAEATSLRASGSDPNNPKVLGVNLQKAQLVAMIVALINAKNSFYVDGANEESSEKLEFKQKVYFLRPTLPFRLYGTLVGNERVSTDQTVETLLQEVKNRESNSQVYVPDKLITMFRNQKELQKDMLGQCLLLALTFMDVCIYLNKDSINKLLKRGE; encoded by the exons ATATGAGATAACTAAAGCGAGGCTAAAGAATTTCACTACATGGGTTCAAAAAAATggtcaaataaaaaacttatcAGATATAAAGACCATAGATGGGTTCACCAAGAAGAATTCTGAAAAATTGTTTGATAGTATAATAAATGGACCACCAAAAAATGATCAGAATCTCAGTAAAAAGATCAAGGGTCAAGTACTGCATCCACATTTAACTGAGACTTTGAGACag AGTTGCAAATCTGTGTTAGCAGTGTATATTACAGTAAACTCAGTTTGTTGGACACTCATTGATAAAGCGAATTATGAGGTGCTAGAGTGGAGGTACCACAGTATTGACTACCCAGACAGTAAGAAGATGCAAATCACTAATATATTGGATGTT GCATGGGACATCACAAACCAATTACCAACCGCAGATATCTACGTCATGAAGGCAGAAGCCACCAGTCTCCGGGCATCTGGTAGTGATCCAAACAATCCCAAAGTTCTAGGTGTCAACTTGCAAAAAGCTCAACTTGTAGCTATGATCGTTGCACTTATAAATGCTAAAAATAGCTTCTATGTAGATgg GGCAAATGAAGAAAGTAGTGAAAAATTGGAATTCAAGCAGAAAGTCTATTTTCTGAGACCTACGCTACCTTTTAG attATATGGCACTCTAGTTGGTAACGAAAGAGTGTCAACAGACCAAACAGTGGAAACTCTCCTACAAGAAGTAAAAAATAGAGAGTCGAATTCTCAAGTGTATGTTCCTGATAAGCTGATAACAATGTTTAGAAACCAAAAGGAGCTACAGAAGGACATGTTGGGCCAATGTTTGTTGTTGGCCCTAACTTTCATGGACGTGTGCATTTATTTGAATAAGGATAGTATAAACAAATTGTTGAAACGTGGCGAATGA
- the LOC117988104 gene encoding uncharacterized protein isoform X3 → MNEDISLLSRYEITKARLKNFTTWVQKNGQIKNLSDIKTIDGFTKKNSEKLFDSIINGPPKNDQNLSKKIKGQVLHPHLTETLRQSCKSVLAVYITVNSVCWTLIDKANYEVLEWRYHSIDYPDSKKMQITNILDVAWDITNQLPTADIYVMKAEATSLRASGSDPNNPKVLGVNLQKAQLVAMIVALINAKNSFYVDGANEESSEKLEFKQKVYFLRPTLPFRLYGTLVGNERVSTDQTVETLLQEVKNRESNSQVYVPDKLITMFRNQKELQKDMLGQCLLLALTFMDVCIYLNKDSINKLLKRGE, encoded by the exons ATATGAGATAACTAAAGCGAGGCTAAAGAATTTCACTACATGGGTTCAAAAAAATggtcaaataaaaaacttatcAGATATAAAGACCATAGATGGGTTCACCAAGAAGAATTCTGAAAAATTGTTTGATAGTATAATAAATGGACCACCAAAAAATGATCAGAATCTCAGTAAAAAGATCAAGGGTCAAGTACTGCATCCACATTTAACTGAGACTTTGAGACag AGTTGCAAATCTGTGTTAGCAGTGTATATTACAGTAAACTCAGTTTGTTGGACACTCATTGATAAAGCGAATTATGAGGTGCTAGAGTGGAGGTACCACAGTATTGACTACCCAGACAGTAAGAAGATGCAAATCACTAATATATTGGATGTT GCATGGGACATCACAAACCAATTACCAACCGCAGATATCTACGTCATGAAGGCAGAAGCCACCAGTCTCCGGGCATCTGGTAGTGATCCAAACAATCCCAAAGTTCTAGGTGTCAACTTGCAAAAAGCTCAACTTGTAGCTATGATCGTTGCACTTATAAATGCTAAAAATAGCTTCTATGTAGATgg GGCAAATGAAGAAAGTAGTGAAAAATTGGAATTCAAGCAGAAAGTCTATTTTCTGAGACCTACGCTACCTTTTAG attATATGGCACTCTAGTTGGTAACGAAAGAGTGTCAACAGACCAAACAGTGGAAACTCTCCTACAAGAAGTAAAAAATAGAGAGTCGAATTCTCAAGTGTATGTTCCTGATAAGCTGATAACAATGTTTAGAAACCAAAAGGAGCTACAGAAGGACATGTTGGGCCAATGTTTGTTGTTGGCCCTAACTTTCATGGACGTGTGCATTTATTTGAATAAGGATAGTATAAACAAATTGTTGAAACGTGGCGAATGA